From Lolium perenne isolate Kyuss_39 chromosome 5, Kyuss_2.0, whole genome shotgun sequence, a single genomic window includes:
- the LOC139831645 gene encoding uncharacterized protein gives MDCSLEDIGCMGDPFTWKRGRIRERLDRAVADGNWLMLNPGAKLQHLGFIKSDHRPILLDTEYQVIPPPPRSGPRRLKAAWLKENEFRQEVRKAWDNALSTYDDGVLGRLGRMHEALHAWDSQILRKPKRHLRKAQRDLEKAMSGPMTDENEATAKEMANLIELLLEQDERSVLVILKLQGRMVSMLFFTKSFGIFVE, from the exons ATGGACTGTTCTCTGGAAGATATTGGGTGTATGGGTGACCCTTTCACGTGGAAGAGAGGGAGGATCAGAGAAAGGCTGGACAGAGCGGTTGCTGATGGAAATTGGTTGATGTTGAACCCCGGTGCGAAGCTACAACACTTAGGGTTCATCAAGTCAGATCATAGACCTATTCTTCTGGACACAGAATACCAAGTGATTCCGCCGCCTCCTAGGTCTGGACCTCGCCGGTTAAAGGCTGCATGGCTGAAGGAAAATGAATTTAGACAGGAGGTAAGGAAGGCGTGGGACAACGCGTTGAGCACATACGATGATGGTGTTTTGGGCCGCCTGGGCCGTATGCATGAGGCCCTCCATGCATGGGATTCACAAATCCTGCGGAAGCCGAAGCGTCACCTGCGTAAAGCTCAGCGTGATCTGGAAAAGGCGATGAGTGGCCCTATGACAGATGAGAATGAGGCGACGGCGAAGGAGATGGCCAACCTTATAGAATTGCTGTTGGAACAGGATGAG CGTTCAGTATTGGTGATCTTAAAGCTCCAGGGCCGGATGGTCTCCATGCTGTTTTTTACAAAAAGTTTTGGGATATTTGTGGAGTAG